A single region of the Gasterosteus aculeatus chromosome 1, fGasAcu3.hap1.1, whole genome shotgun sequence genome encodes:
- the sytl2b gene encoding uncharacterized protein sytl2b isoform X3: protein MIDLSYLTEEEQGVIMSVMRRDAELKKAEEERIRKLERTPESKTQVDSQLKYRTGEWFYEAKSRRHMDKIHGSEIILASMKQRKAGLDGSLRLERLKTPSSRGSDIAAPPKPARCSGALQPQEINNAEKENINSAVRSPRTEPPETEPISPLKRHPAESRRTSTGSLTSEGSSLGYRPVPKKRTFRSRRTSSQSDSNCLALDSPGGTAGNVPTPRRSLQRGSSENSNWSSIKGQDEIPQKSVFPVSNAAQPSEAGEENSQQPLCDVSRRYLDSGLKKERHPPSITRDRLSTYTRSDASTEIPQTSDEQHDEVVLHTGGIQDPYRENSSSVGTGMRPKDLSLPQSTVDPEPPVSYDLIFIDESDQQAKMKSNQKHAFQLSTQTTSPTGGDEDSIAKVLDWFSRSTDSIDLPRTLDGPKAMQSSDKHTDISKSTDEGSFRKETVDIISVRKNESLKMRRESNEAKELIATDTETREEVENDIRGRMQSQEVNNINDKSQPPKISDLTSFWEESHPGHRILIGKSIKPGEKGEKSGYVSAEKENNKVTKPHIAPDMPTVTGIYNRKGIYYQSASNSEDSSEQQKDPAHSLVINTSTQPNNNDPTLNSDFSKSATGPQVAERRGSVTEILSVNRISPHPRTPIQPSARPDSMSPSRKTSLQDDLSKTIPVLHLVTDPDSKKLHSSKNRPSMKDTQGDKQIPPKTQMHRGSSEDTQAVNGEDQCTHSSVSLKQKGDTSKKDGLNCPHSNKQGQPNQESTAEKIKQLKSFWEQEWKKPPLYTRKNKPLGDVKVARGTNQSRLNKRFTKSDYDLTSIGNDSGSDDRNDRNFTVLPLNQTKLSPTLRTNRAQFNTLRDFWDESVSDTKESSKYSHPGIYYVSERPAPTKSPQTLQSQPKAPHERPPVPTAANDGKRNLSNYATAESKSSTKDANGEERPSKSQSRSGKEILSPKSRKDSFSLSSSRGKSIRRTTSMFSLRDPNEKELKMEVSPVHSQSRKQRQNAEKGASPKRSPEEPETLTPRARAYVPKDYRHYLGITDESSPRTPPPPAVKDEESDQNSGYEIDLDGKVRASTPASSEERYSRGGGKTTQRQSWANYSSSDAGHESSVSSTSETWSNSRISSNRENDAEGQSLVRKALRRAEARPKTMAKSMEDITASLSPRQEARQDPTADMRRISNVSSIPSPSPSLFSDPEHLKKISKSVPSFLQKEDVGRDPDFPCEDSDRTGRLMTDSSLNNLTGSSGMSSMSSLSGSVMTMYNGDFGTVEVQGNIHFSLNYVQRLREFHIFVTECQDLAAVDPKRGRSDPYVKSYLVPDKANLGKRKTSVKKKTRNPTFNEILRYRVRMEYLRTQTLILSVWHHDTFGRNSFLGEVDVDLSQWDFDHTQINCLGLKGRTATTLAPSPGQGAMRVAIRFLPEIIRSEGLIKEGPNTGEVHIWVKECKNLPPIRATIDPYVKCFVLPDTSRKSRQKTRVLRRTVDPAFNHTMVYDGIRQADLSEACVELTVWDQDRLASSLLGGLRLGLGKGRSYGARVDWMDSTPYEAAMWERMMATPNEWVEDMLPLRVLSPAKAGSK, encoded by the exons ATGATCGACCTGAGCTacctgacggaggaggagcaaGGGGTGATAATGTCGGTGATGAGGAGGGATGCCGAACTGAAGAAGGCCGAGGAGGAAAGAATAAG GAAACTGGAGCGGACACCTGAGAGCAAGACGCAGGTAGACTCCCAGCTGAAGTACCGAACTGGAGAGTGGTTTTATGAGGCCAAGTCTCGCAGACACATGGACAAAATCCATGGTTCAGAGATCATCCTGGCCTCCATGAAACAGAGGAAAGCGGGTTTAG ATGGTTCTCTCAGACTTGAAAGGCTCAAGACACCCAGCAGTCGAGGTTCAGACATCGCCGCTCCACCTAAACCGGCCAGATGTTCAGGAGCTCTGCAGCCGCAGGAGATCAA CAATGCAGAAAAAGAGAATATCAATTCAGCGGTCCGCTCTCCAAGAACG GAGCCACCCGAGACAG AGCCCATATCTCCGCTGAAGAGACACCCAGCAGAGAGCCGCCGGACTTCAACGGGCTCCCTCACATCAGAGGGCTCTTCTCTGGGTTACAGGCCAGTGCCGAAGAAGAGGACCTTTCGCTCCAGACGTACCTCCAGTCAGTCAGATAGCAACTGCCTGGCGTTGGATTCTCCGGGAGGGACGGCGGGAAATGTCCCCACCCCGAGACGGAGCCTCCAGCGAGGATCCAGCGAGAACTCCAACTGGTCCTCCATCAAGGGCCAAGATGAAATACCGCAGAAAAGCGTTTTTCCTGTATCTAATGCAGCTCAGCCATCCGAAGCTGGAGAAGAAAACTCGCAGCAGCCGCTCTGCGATGTGTCTCGGCGTTATTTGGATTCCGGTctgaagaaagagagacacCCCCCTTCAATCACAAGAGACAG ACTTTCCACGTACACCAGGAGCGATGCATCCACTGAGATCCCACAGACGAGTGATGAACAACACGATGAAGTTGTTCTGCACACAGGCGGCATTCAGGATCCATACAGAGAAAACAGTAGCAGTGTGGGTACAGGAATGAGGCCGAAAGATCTGAGTCTTCCCCAAAGCACCGTGG ATCCAGAACCCCCAGTATCTTATGATCTCATCTTCATTGATGAGTCTGATCAGCAGGCAAAgatgaaatcaaatcaaaagcaTGCGTTTCAATTATCGACTCAGACAACCAGTCCAACCGGTGGAGACGAGGACTCCATTGCTAAGGTGCTTGACTGGTTCAGCCGCAGCACAGACAGCATCGATTTGCCACGGACACTCGATGGTCCGAAGGCCATGCAGAGTTctgataaacacacagacataagcAAATCAACGGATGAAGGTTCATTTAGAAAGGAAACTGTGGATATTATAAGTGTCAGAAAGAACGAATCTCTTAAAATGAGAAGAGAATCCAATGAGGCTAAAGAGTTGATAGCTACAGACACAGAAACCCGAGAAGAAGTAGAAAATGATATCAGGGGAAGAATGCAGTCACAAGAAGTTAACAATATTAACGATAAAAGCCAACCACCCAAAATATCTGACCTGACGTCATTCTGGGAGGAAAGCCACCCAGGCCATAGAATACTTATCGGCAAATCAATCAAGcctggagagaaaggagaaaaatcTGGTTATGTTTCagcggagaaagaaaacaacaaggtAACTAAACCACACATAGCGCCTGATATGCCCACTGTGACAGGAATATACAACAGAAAGGGAATTTATTATCAATCCGCTTCAAATTCTGAGGATTCAAGCGAACAACAGAAAGATCCTGCACACAGTCTGGTGATCAATACTTCAACTCAGCCAAACAACAATGACCCAACTCTCAACTCAGATTTTTCAAAGTCAGCAACCGGTCCCCAAGTAGCTGAGAGAAGAGGCTCAGTCACTGAGATTTTATCCGTAAACAGAATTAGTCCACATCCAAGGACACCCATCCAGCCCAGTGCACGACCTGACAGTATGTCCCCATCTAGAAAAACCTCTCTGCAAGACGACCTGTCAAAAACTATTCCAGTGCTTCACCTGGTTACAGATCCCGACTCCAAGAAGCTCCATTCGTCCAAAAACCGCCCATCTATGAAAGACACTCAAGGTGATAAGCAAATCCCCCctaaaacacaaatgcatagAGGTTCCAGTGAAGATACACAGGCAGTGAATGGTGAGGATCAATGCACGCATTCAAGTGTCTCTCTTAAACAAAAGGGGGATACGTCTAAAAAAGACGGACTCAACTGCCCTCACTCAAACAAACAAGGTCAACCTAATCAAGAAAGCACTGCAGAGAAGATAAAGCAGCTCAAGTCTTTCTGGGAGCAAGAATGGAAAAAGCCTCCACTTTAcaccagaaaaaacaaacctctTGGTGACGTTAAAGTTGCCCGTGGTACAAATCAATCACGACTCAATAAGAGGTTTACAAAGTCAGACTATGATCTGACATCGATTGGAAATGATTCGGGCAGCGATGATAGAAATGATCGCAACTTTACCGTTCTTCCTTTGAATCAGACAAAGTTGTCCCCGACCCTACGTACAAACCGGGCGCAATTTAATACTCTGCGTGACTTCTGGGACGAGAGCGTGTCAGATACCAAGGAATCGTCCAAGTACAGTCACCCAGGGATTTACTACGTGTCAGAAAGACCTGCTCCCACGAAATCACCCCAGACTCTCCAGAGTCAACCAAAGGCACCTCACGAAAGACCACCGGTACCAACGGCAGCGAATGATGGCAAAAGAAATCTGTCCAATTATGCCACGGCTGAGTCCAAAAGCAGCACAAAAGACGCTAATGGAGAGGAGAGACCCTCCAAAAGCCAGAGTAGATCAGGAAAAGAGATTCTTTCTCCAAAGAGCAGAAAAGATAGCTTTAGCCTTTCGAGCAGTCGTGGAAAATCCATTCGTCGCACAACCAGCATGTTTTCTCTGAGAGATCCTAATGAGAAAGAGCTGAAAATGGAAGTCAGCCCCGTCCACTCCCAGAGCAGGAAGCAGCGGCAGAACGCCGAAAAGGGGGCTTCGCCAAAAAGATCCCCAGAGGAGCCTGAGACCCTGACTCCTCGTGCACGAGCTTATGTTCCCAAAGACTACCGGCACTACCTGGGCATAACGGACGAGTCCAGCCCGcgcacccctcccccccctgctgtgaagGACGAGGAGTCAGATCAAAACTCCGGGTACGAGATTGACCTGGACGGGAAGGTGAGGGCCAGCACTCCGGCGAGCTCGGAGGAGCGCTACAGCAGAGGGGGCGGCAAAACGACTCAGCGCCAGTCGTGGGCAAACTACAGCAGTTCAGATGCAGGTCACGAATCATCCGTGAGCAGCACTTCAGAAACCTGGTCCAACTCAAGGATCAGTTCAAACC GTGAGAATGATGCTGAGGGTCAAAGCCTCGTGAGGAAAGCATTGCGGAGGGCAGAAGCAAGGCCTAAAACTATGGCTAAAAGTATGGAGGACATCACGGCCTCTTTATCACCAC gacAAGAAGCAAGACAAGACCCAACAGCTGACATGAGACGCATTAGTAACG TCTCATCCATCCCATCGCCGTCACCATCCTTATTTTCGGATCCAGAGCACCTGAAGAAAATAAGCAAATCGGTTCCCTCATTTTTACAGAAGGAG GACGTTGGCAGAGACCCTGACTTCCCCTGCGAGGACAGTGACCGAACTGGACGACTAATGACAGACAGCTCTTTGAATAACCTCACCGGCTCGTCTGGCATGTCGTCCATGTCTTCT CTGAGTGGAAGTGTAATGACCATGTACAACGGGGATTTTGGGACCGTGGAGGTTCAGGGAAATATCCACTTCTCCCTCAACTATGTCCAGAGGCTCAGAGAATTTCACATTTTTGTCACTGAGTGCCAAGACCTGGCTGCAGTCGACCCGAAGAGAGGCCGCTCTGATCC GTATGTAAAAAGCTACCTGGTTCCTGACAAAGCTAACCTGGGAAAGAGGAAAACATCTGTGAAAAAGAAGACACGAAATCCAACTTTCAACGAGATCCTCAGA TATCGTGTTCGCATGGAGTACCTCAGAACTCAGACGCTCATTCTCTCCGTTTGGCATCACGACACTTTTGGCAGGAACAGTTTCCTGGGAGAGGTCGACGTCGACCTCTCCCAGTGGGACTTTGACCACACCCAGATAAACTGCTTGGGCCTGAAAGGAAGg ACCGCGACTACTCTGGCGCCATCACCCGGTCAAGGAGCGATGAGAGTAGCGATACGTTTCCTGCCAGAGATCATCCGCAGCGAAG GATTAATTAAGGAAGGTCCCAACACTGGAGAAGTTCACATTTGGGTGAAAGAATGCAAGAACTTGCCTCCAATCAGGGCCACCATCGACCCATACGTTAAGTG CTTTGTGCTGCCGGACACGAGCAGGAAGAGTCGCCAGAAGACGCGCGTGCTGCGGAGGACAGTAGACCCGGCGTTTAACCACACGATGGTGTACGATGGCATCAGACAGGCCGATCTATCGGAAGCCTGCGTGGAGTTGACCGTCTGGGACCAAGACAGGCTGGCCAGCAGCCTGCTGGGGGGCCTGAGACTTGGACTTGGAAAAG GCAGAAGTTACGGAGCACGGGTGGACTGGATGGACTCAACTCCTTATGAGGCGGCCATGTGGGAGCGCATGATGGCCACCCCAAATGAATGGGTGGAGGATATGCTCCCATTAAGAGTGCTCAGCCCTGCAAAAGCTGGATCCAAATAA